The following coding sequences are from one Psychrobacter sp. AH5 window:
- a CDS encoding UTP--glucose-1-phosphate uridylyltransferase, producing the protein MKKITHAVIPVAGFGTRMLPLSKSVPKELLPLGNRPAIHYVVEEAIAAGIKHIVLVGHSQKSAIENYFDINAELDNQLRQKGKDELADSLNWLPEDVSVSMIRQGKALGLGHAVLAARPIIGDNDFAVLLPDVVLDPFKTDLRRDNLAFMINAFAKEGHSQILVEQVADSEVHKYGIAKLSNDDDSEYKEDANGNQSFRVAGFVEKPKLSQAPSRLAVVGRYVFSNKIFAYLANTTASVGGEIQLTDAIDALISEYGVNVTTMRGASYDAGDMRSYMQAFIYFAQQQLTDE; encoded by the coding sequence ATGAAAAAAATAACCCATGCTGTTATCCCCGTAGCCGGTTTTGGTACGCGCATGCTACCGTTATCGAAGTCAGTTCCCAAAGAGCTACTGCCTTTAGGAAATCGTCCGGCTATTCATTATGTCGTCGAAGAAGCAATTGCCGCTGGTATCAAGCACATTGTTCTAGTAGGCCATAGCCAAAAAAGTGCAATTGAGAATTACTTTGATATTAATGCTGAGCTTGATAATCAGCTTCGTCAAAAAGGCAAAGATGAGCTTGCCGATAGCCTAAATTGGCTACCTGAAGATGTTAGCGTGTCGATGATACGCCAAGGTAAGGCTTTAGGGTTAGGTCATGCAGTTTTAGCCGCGCGCCCTATCATCGGTGACAATGACTTTGCAGTATTGCTACCGGATGTGGTATTAGATCCTTTCAAGACTGATTTGCGGCGTGATAACTTAGCTTTTATGATTAATGCATTTGCTAAGGAGGGTCACTCGCAAATATTGGTAGAACAAGTGGCTGATAGTGAGGTGCATAAATACGGTATCGCGAAGCTAAGCAATGATGACGATAGTGAATATAAAGAAGACGCTAATGGCAACCAAAGCTTTAGAGTAGCAGGCTTCGTTGAAAAACCTAAGCTCAGTCAAGCGCCTTCACGCTTAGCAGTGGTAGGACGTTATGTTTTTAGTAATAAAATATTTGCTTATCTAGCCAATACTACCGCCTCAGTCGGTGGCGAGATTCAGTTGACCGATGCTATTGATGCACTTATTAGCGAATATGGCGTCAATGTGACTACGATGCGCGGCGCTAGCTATGATGCAGGAGACATGCGCTCTTATATGCAGGCCTTTATTTATTTCGCTCAGCAACAGCTTACTGATGAATAA
- the pgi gene encoding glucose-6-phosphate isomerase, whose translation MSNNPYPSARKSSYWTQLQQLAEQPWSIVDLFAHDDKRAQRFYAEANAIYMDYSKQCIDETVLTGLLNLAQSCELSARIKDLMQGAMVNTSEQRAALHTALRLPESAALVVAEQNVVKDVHHSLTQVERLSARIRNGTWRGFSGKAITDVVNIGVGGSDLGPLMATAALDEWADTDIVVHFVSNMDGTQLDNLLKRLNAETTLFIISSKSFGTVDTLSNAKTALSWLLETAVLNSGSQKSVLRRHFIGISANRSKMSAWGIHPEHQLQLWDWVGGRFSLWSAIGLAIAIRIGMSQFRELLAGANAMDEHFATADFKENLPVLLGLLAVWNSTFLQIHAHTVLPYDGRLAYLPSYLTQLEMESNGKSVTHDGSHIDYNTCPILWGEIGSNAQHAFYQLLHQGTQHVSCDFIACVRHYDDNEQNTSLQHQHELSLSNCLAQSRVLAFGNAAIADVNATACEADKYKHYRGNQPSTTLLIDELTPHSLGELIALYEHKVYVMASIWDVNPFDQWGVEMGKQMAETVYQAMQQNTSAPFDTSTNQLLEHIKQLAE comes from the coding sequence ATGTCAAATAATCCCTATCCTAGTGCTCGCAAATCCTCGTATTGGACGCAGTTACAGCAGCTCGCTGAGCAGCCGTGGTCGATTGTGGACTTATTCGCTCACGATGATAAGCGCGCTCAGCGCTTCTATGCAGAAGCCAATGCTATTTATATGGATTATAGCAAGCAGTGTATCGATGAGACGGTATTAACGGGGCTATTGAATTTGGCGCAGAGCTGCGAGTTATCAGCGCGCATTAAAGATTTGATGCAAGGCGCTATGGTCAATACTAGCGAGCAACGTGCTGCGCTGCATACCGCTCTTCGTTTGCCTGAGAGTGCCGCGTTAGTGGTCGCTGAGCAAAATGTAGTCAAAGATGTACATCATAGTCTAACGCAAGTTGAGCGCTTATCGGCTCGTATTCGTAATGGTACTTGGCGCGGGTTTTCAGGAAAAGCCATTACCGATGTGGTCAATATCGGCGTCGGTGGCTCTGATTTAGGGCCGCTGATGGCAACGGCTGCGCTCGATGAGTGGGCGGATACCGACATCGTAGTGCATTTTGTCTCCAATATGGATGGCACGCAGCTGGATAATTTGCTCAAGCGCCTCAATGCTGAGACTACGTTATTTATTATCTCCTCTAAGTCTTTTGGTACTGTTGATACTTTATCGAATGCTAAGACGGCTTTGTCGTGGTTATTAGAAACCGCTGTGCTTAATTCAGGCTCACAAAAAAGTGTCTTGCGTCGACATTTCATCGGTATCTCAGCCAATAGAAGCAAAATGAGTGCTTGGGGTATCCATCCTGAGCATCAATTGCAGCTTTGGGATTGGGTTGGTGGGCGCTTTTCTTTATGGTCAGCTATCGGTTTGGCTATCGCTATTCGTATTGGTATGTCACAGTTTCGTGAGCTACTTGCGGGTGCAAATGCTATGGATGAGCATTTTGCTACTGCAGATTTTAAAGAAAATTTACCCGTACTATTAGGGCTGCTTGCGGTGTGGAATAGCACCTTTTTGCAGATACATGCGCATACGGTATTGCCTTATGATGGACGTTTGGCTTATTTACCAAGTTATCTAACTCAGCTTGAGATGGAGAGTAATGGCAAGTCAGTGACTCATGATGGTAGCCATATTGATTACAATACCTGTCCGATACTTTGGGGCGAGATTGGCTCAAACGCGCAGCACGCTTTTTATCAATTACTGCATCAAGGCACGCAGCATGTTTCTTGTGATTTTATCGCTTGCGTCCGTCATTATGACGATAATGAACAAAACACTTCATTACAGCATCAGCATGAGTTATCGCTATCGAACTGCTTAGCACAGAGCCGAGTGTTGGCTTTTGGAAATGCTGCTATCGCCGATGTAAATGCTACGGCTTGTGAAGCGGATAAATACAAGCATTATCGCGGTAATCAGCCTTCCACCACTTTGCTTATCGATGAGTTGACACCACATAGTTTGGGTGAACTGATTGCTTTATATGAGCACAAAGTCTATGTCATGGCAAGCATTTGGGATGTGAATCCTTTTGATCAGTGGGGCGTTGAGATGGGTAAGCAAATGGCAGAAACCGTTTATCAAGCTATGCAGCAAAATACTTCTGCTCCTTTTGATACTTCTACCAATCAGCTACTAGAGCATATCAAGCAGCTAGCTGAATAA
- a CDS encoding UDP-glucose/GDP-mannose dehydrogenase family protein codes for MSSNAAVSTSTLSTKSSKVCIIIGHSIEAITSSVVLASLDHTVHLYADLAVLEQQVEQYGFEHHLQALWQMYCQQQQIVCSALPDSADKLINHYESTAESSLSQTQDKNLNKNKRVDISCYWLFLDSINTVWADDNWIVAFNHSHQQTIPIVMSGIEKLGRVTKLAEGLQRAWVYYVPFVFLQDGEAYSSMLKPSLWLLGEKTPDSNHHLAVLQPLIQQARAYHHADIATIEFARSSIMAMLATRVSFMNELSRLADSQQVDIGEVSRIMGLDARVGSSYLQAGWGFGGNTLPTELNKLQQSGQGNSVNMPLLQSVLHINNDQKELIFRKFWQHFDGFIDNKTVTIWGGSYKSGSGRTTGSAIHPLLALLWSYNIKTLVYSDKAKNSLAKHYSEQPLLQLLDSPYEQLDDAQALFIISLSPQHQLDIAQLNQQAMPIFDAQNALSRAQIKALVGSYVGIGRAK; via the coding sequence ATGAGCTCTAACGCCGCAGTCAGTACCAGTACGCTTAGCACTAAGTCCTCTAAGGTTTGTATCATTATTGGTCACAGTATAGAAGCCATCACTAGTAGCGTTGTGCTAGCAAGCTTAGATCATACGGTGCATCTATACGCCGATTTAGCGGTATTAGAACAGCAGGTTGAGCAATATGGCTTTGAGCATCACCTGCAGGCTTTATGGCAGATGTATTGTCAGCAGCAGCAAATAGTATGCTCAGCATTACCAGATAGTGCCGATAAGCTAATTAATCATTACGAGAGTACAGCTGAATCAAGCCTTTCTCAAACTCAAGATAAAAATCTTAATAAAAATAAGCGTGTCGATATCAGTTGTTATTGGCTATTTTTGGATAGTATTAACACAGTTTGGGCGGATGATAATTGGATTGTGGCTTTTAATCACAGTCATCAACAAACGATTCCAATAGTCATGAGCGGGATTGAAAAGCTAGGACGCGTGACAAAATTAGCAGAGGGTTTACAACGCGCTTGGGTTTATTACGTGCCGTTTGTGTTTTTGCAAGACGGTGAAGCTTATAGCTCAATGCTAAAGCCATCATTGTGGTTATTGGGCGAAAAAACCCCTGATAGCAATCATCATTTAGCGGTACTACAACCATTAATACAACAGGCTCGTGCTTATCATCATGCCGATATTGCTACTATCGAGTTTGCGCGTAGTAGTATTATGGCGATGCTGGCCACGCGTGTTAGCTTTATGAATGAGCTATCTAGACTTGCTGATAGTCAGCAGGTAGATATCGGTGAAGTCAGCCGTATTATGGGACTTGATGCCAGAGTAGGGAGTAGTTATTTGCAGGCGGGTTGGGGGTTTGGCGGTAATACCCTACCGACCGAGCTGAATAAATTACAGCAATCTGGGCAAGGAAATAGTGTCAATATGCCTTTACTACAGTCGGTATTGCACATCAATAACGATCAAAAAGAGCTGATCTTCCGTAAATTTTGGCAGCACTTTGATGGCTTTATCGATAATAAAACGGTAACCATTTGGGGCGGGAGTTATAAATCAGGCTCTGGACGCACCACAGGTTCTGCTATTCATCCGCTGTTAGCGTTATTGTGGTCTTATAATATTAAAACACTGGTTTATAGCGATAAAGCCAAAAACTCACTAGCCAAGCATTATAGTGAGCAGCCGTTATTACAACTGCTCGATAGTCCTTATGAGCAGCTTGATGATGCGCAAGCACTATTTATCATTAGTTTATCACCGCAGCATCAGTTGGATATAGCACAGCTCAACCAGCAAGCTATGCCTATCTTTGATGCGCAAAATGCGTTATCCCGTGCTCAAATTAAGGCGTTAGTCGGAAGTTATGTAGGGATTGGCCGCGCTAAATAG
- a CDS encoding phosphomannomutase CpsG (capsular polysaccharide biosynthesis protein; catalyzes the formation of D-mannose 6-phosphate from alpha-D-mannose 1-phosphate) gives MSIVNNTSYQPADSFSPITINSFKAYDIRGELGVNLDEAIAYRIGRAFAEILYKRYHAAADSSDLKKLKSAIAIGCDIRHSSEQLKQAAMAGILDAGVDVIDLGMTGTEEVYFATSYYQVLGGIEVTASHNPINYNGLKLVKEHSKPISADDGLAEIRALAESGDFTNAEQKGELRLLADKSAYINHIIDFIDIRKLKPLTIVINSGNGSAGPVVDLLIDKLVQANAPIEVIRLHHDPDGSFPNGIPNPMILANRASTQQAVLDNKADLGIAFDGDFDRCFLFDETGEFVDGSYIVGMLAQAFLNKYPSESIVYDPRVIYNTEAVINEHGGKAVISKSGHSFIKQVMRESGAVYGGEMSAHHYFRDFFYCDSGMIPWLLTIELVSITGNRLSELVNGYISAYPSSGELNFRLTSSDAPTIINDIESKFADEQPSKSMLDGLSLDFGEWRFNLRASNTEPLIRLNIESRGDKQLLQSKTVEIKDWLATQGAVPA, from the coding sequence ATGTCTATTGTGAATAATACCAGCTATCAGCCTGCCGATTCGTTCAGCCCTATCACTATAAACTCCTTTAAAGCCTACGATATTCGCGGTGAGCTTGGGGTAAATTTGGATGAAGCCATTGCCTATCGTATCGGTCGCGCCTTTGCTGAGATTCTTTATAAAAGATATCACGCCGCCGCTGACTCTAGCGATTTGAAAAAATTAAAATCGGCTATTGCCATTGGTTGCGACATTCGTCATTCAAGCGAGCAGCTCAAACAAGCGGCGATGGCAGGTATTTTAGATGCTGGCGTTGATGTTATTGATTTGGGCATGACTGGCACCGAAGAGGTATATTTTGCCACTAGCTACTATCAAGTATTAGGCGGTATCGAGGTTACTGCTAGTCATAACCCAATCAACTATAACGGCTTAAAGCTGGTCAAAGAGCACTCAAAGCCGATAAGCGCGGATGACGGTTTGGCTGAGATTCGAGCATTAGCTGAGTCAGGAGACTTCACTAATGCTGAGCAAAAAGGCGAGCTACGATTATTAGCTGATAAGAGCGCTTATATCAACCATATTATCGATTTTATTGATATAAGAAAACTCAAACCTTTAACTATTGTCATTAATTCAGGTAATGGTAGCGCCGGTCCCGTGGTTGATTTACTAATCGATAAACTAGTACAAGCTAACGCGCCCATTGAAGTCATTCGTCTGCATCATGACCCTGATGGTAGCTTTCCTAACGGTATTCCTAATCCAATGATTTTAGCAAACCGGGCGTCAACGCAGCAAGCGGTGCTAGATAATAAGGCTGATTTAGGTATTGCCTTTGATGGTGATTTTGATCGCTGTTTTTTATTTGATGAAACGGGCGAGTTTGTTGATGGCAGTTATATTGTCGGTATGCTCGCGCAAGCTTTTCTTAATAAGTATCCAAGCGAGTCCATTGTCTACGATCCTCGCGTCATCTATAACACCGAAGCGGTCATCAATGAGCATGGTGGCAAAGCGGTTATTAGTAAGTCAGGACACTCTTTTATCAAGCAAGTGATGCGCGAATCAGGCGCAGTTTATGGTGGCGAGATGTCAGCGCATCATTATTTCCGCGATTTCTTTTATTGCGATAGCGGCATGATTCCGTGGCTTTTGACCATTGAATTAGTATCCATTACTGGCAACCGCTTATCAGAGCTAGTTAATGGTTATATTAGCGCTTATCCGAGCTCAGGTGAGCTCAATTTTCGTTTAACTAGCAGTGATGCGCCGACTATCATTAATGATATAGAAAGTAAATTCGCTGACGAACAACCAAGCAAATCTATGCTTGATGGTCTCAGTCTCGATTTTGGCGAGTGGCGATTTAATCTGCGCGCTTCTAATACTGAACCCCTAATTCGACTCAATATTGAGAGTCGCGGAGATAAACAGTTATTACAGAGTAAAACCGTAGAAATTAAAGACTGGCTTGCGACTCAAGGCGCGGTTCCTGCTTAA
- the mazG gene encoding nucleoside triphosphate pyrophosphohydrolase, which yields MTTDDNNLQDRTQVLPPVPVSGTPKATGELSDLLALMARLRADCPWDQKQSNHSLIPYAIEEAYELAEAVQTDDEEDIKGELGDVLLQVIFHCQLYAEQGRFDLSDVITTLQQKLIRRHPHVFETEHLKDEAAVKARWDEIKAEERQADEARGKPRRRLDACRAGSALMQAQSVQKQASKLGFDWQGVTGAFEKLEEEIEELKTEIVDKSKAEIKANISDIEKELGDCLFAVVNVARKLNLDAETAALTCVHKFKSRFAYIEDQLQAIGKPLEDSDIAQMDVLWEAAKLHERSL from the coding sequence ATGACTACCGACGATAATAACTTACAAGATCGAACCCAAGTTTTGCCACCTGTGCCGGTATCAGGTACACCTAAAGCCACTGGCGAATTAAGCGATTTATTAGCACTAATGGCGCGCCTGCGGGCGGACTGTCCTTGGGATCAAAAGCAGAGCAATCATAGCTTGATTCCTTATGCTATCGAAGAAGCTTATGAGTTAGCGGAAGCGGTACAGACGGATGATGAGGAGGATATCAAAGGCGAGCTTGGCGATGTATTATTGCAAGTGATCTTTCATTGTCAGCTCTATGCTGAGCAAGGGCGTTTTGATCTAAGCGATGTGATAACTACGTTGCAACAAAAGCTGATTCGTCGCCATCCGCACGTATTTGAAACTGAACATCTCAAAGATGAGGCGGCGGTAAAAGCGCGCTGGGATGAGATAAAGGCTGAGGAGCGTCAAGCCGATGAGGCTCGCGGCAAACCGCGTCGTCGTTTGGATGCATGTAGGGCTGGTAGCGCCTTAATGCAAGCGCAGTCGGTACAAAAGCAAGCCTCAAAATTAGGTTTTGATTGGCAAGGCGTAACAGGCGCTTTTGAGAAGTTAGAAGAGGAGATTGAGGAGTTAAAAACTGAGATTGTCGATAAATCAAAAGCTGAGATAAAGGCTAATATCAGCGATATTGAAAAAGAGCTTGGCGATTGCTTATTTGCTGTAGTTAATGTCGCGCGTAAGCTCAATCTTGATGCCGAAACAGCAGCGCTAACTTGTGTACACAAATTCAAATCGCGTTTTGCTTATATTGAAGATCAACTGCAAGCTATTGGCAAGCCATTAGAAGATAGTGATATTGCCCAGATGGACGTATTGTGGGAGGCCGCCAAACTGCATGAGCGCTCTTTATAA
- a CDS encoding ComEA family DNA-binding protein has translation MSALYNFINHYHWSLANGSLAKKHLGLLSCLIVFISVIASSAQAAPCFDNPKSAYKYLLAQEKSETQARVQATVNINRATEGELVSLNGIGSSKAQEIILYREMFGDFKEVDELAKVKGIGAKTIEKNRARMRVGN, from the coding sequence ATGAGCGCTCTTTATAACTTTATTAATCATTATCATTGGTCGCTTGCTAATGGGTCACTTGCTAAGAAACACTTAGGGCTTTTATCATGCCTAATTGTTTTTATATCCGTTATAGCGTCCAGCGCGCAAGCCGCGCCTTGTTTTGATAATCCAAAAAGTGCTTATAAATACCTATTAGCACAAGAAAAATCCGAGACCCAAGCGCGCGTGCAGGCCACGGTAAATATCAATCGCGCCACTGAGGGCGAGCTGGTATCACTAAATGGCATTGGCAGTAGTAAAGCGCAAGAGATTATTCTTTATCGTGAGATGTTTGGCGACTTTAAAGAGGTTGATGAGTTAGCCAAAGTAAAGGGTATCGGCGCAAAAACTATTGAGAAAAATAGAGCAAGAATGCGAGTAGGGAATTGA